Below is a window of Nostoc sp. KVJ3 DNA.
TAAATTATTCAGCATTTCCTGCTGAATATTCGGCTGTTGATTTTCTCCCGACTGATCATTAGACACTTCGGTTTTCCTGGGTTACGTCCCCAACCTTAACATCTCCACCTACTTGCCAATTCTTCCCAAACGTCTGTTGAGTATTGCTTTGCCCCTCATTGACTTGCTTAATATTCCCAATTTCTACTTTGCCCCTTACTCGAAGCTCCTCCAAAATTACTTGTACAGTTGGAGATTGAGATTGCATTTGCTTAACTAGTTCTTGTAACTTCGTTGCAAAATCTTGATCTTCTTGCATCTGAGTTACAATTTCTGCTTGTAATATCTGC
It encodes the following:
- a CDS encoding Fis family transcriptional regulator, with the translated sequence MIDPVSLVAGVVTTVLLPKALEKVGEKIGETAWDKSAEAIQSVRGTVQAKLQTMGTAELLTRANANPTEANTQILQAEIVTQMQEDQDFATKLQELVKQMQSQSPTVQVILEELRVRGKVEIGNIKQVNEGQSNTQQTFGKNWQVGGDVKVGDVTQENRSV